A single Vigna radiata var. radiata cultivar VC1973A chromosome 8, Vradiata_ver6, whole genome shotgun sequence DNA region contains:
- the LOC106771588 gene encoding GDT1-like protein 4 has translation MSSIVQGFTKSLAMTILSEIGDKTFFAAAILAMRHPRRLVLSGCLSSLIVMTILSALVGWAAPNLISRTWTHHITTLLFLAFGLWSLKDALFEQGDTEELAEVEAKLDKDWKANNGAAKNSKKVDDVAKKQQRSFLSQFFSPIFLQAFSITFFGEWGDKSQLATIGLAADENPFGVVLGGILGQALCTSAAVVGGKSLASRISEKIVALSGGILFIVFGIQSYLSPVES, from the exons ATGAGCTCAATCGTTCAG ggTTTCACGAAGTCCTTGGCCATGACTATTCTCTCGGAGATCGGCGACAAAACATTTTTTGCTGCTGCG ATACTGGCTATGAGGCACCCACGGCGTCTAGTCTTATCAGGTTGCTTATCATCTTTGATT GTGATGACCATTCTGTCTGCTCTTGTTGGCTGGGCTGCTCCTAATCTG ATTTCCCGTACTTGGACTCATCACATTACTACATTGTTATTCTTGGCGTTTGGGCTTTGGTCCTTGAAAGATGCATTATTCGAACAAGG GGATACTGAAGAATTGGCCGAAGTTGAAGCTAAATTG GATAAAGATTGGAAGGCTAACAATGGAGCTgcaaaaaatagcaaaaag GTTGACGATGTCGCTAAAAAGCAGCAGCGGTCATTTTTATCTCAGTTTTTCTCTCCTATCTTTCTACag GCATTTTCTATCACTTTTTTTGGTGAATGGGGTGACAAGAGCCAG CTGGCTACCATAGGTTTGGCTGCAGATGAGAATCCATTTGGTGTTGTTCTCGGGGGGATTCT GGGACAAGCGTTGTGCACCTCTGCTGCTGTTGTTGGAGGGAAGAGTTTAGCTTCTCGGATATctgaaaaaatt GTTGCACTCTCCGGCGgaattctttttattgtttttggaaTTCAATCATACCTTTCTCCTGTGGAATCATGA
- the LOC106771587 gene encoding CTL-like protein DDB_G0274487, which produces MMDSPSSSSSSSSDFVSIATANQSAARSSGEGVATEQSRRWHDVFWLGIFLIHLIGLGFLLGVLGLNRFERENRLNIDKFTSRFSENQSGLTETYWPLYAAAGGVGTVLGWGWLLLLGSQATQMMKVSVHILTTYLAVVSVLCFWAGQIFWGVAFAIGALLQFLYVISVIDRLPFTMLILQKAVKMIWNLPEVMRVAYAFMFVVLLWMALWSFGAAGVVASSMGDGGRWWLLVVLSVSLFWTGAVLCNTVHVIVSGMVFLVLFHGGRDAASIPANSLVKSLQYALTTSFGSICYGSLFTAAIRTLRWKIRGFRSKIGNNECLLCLVDFLFHLVETLVRFFNKYAYVQIAVYGKSFNRSARDAWELLQSTGVEALVAYDCSGAVLLMGTIFGGLITGTCSGIWAWVKWSDRIIMIGSTSMLMGMVLVGLAMVLVESAVTSIYICYAEDPSLIQRWDAEFFNQMSETLHQRLQYRSARAREVLTHNRFDDLVPENARI; this is translated from the exons ATGATGGATTccccctcttcctcttcctcctcctcctctgaCTTTGTTTCCATAGCCACCGCCAATCAG AGTGCGGCCAGGAGCAGTGGAGAAGGGGTGGCTACGGAGCAGTCGCGGCGGTGGCACGACGTGTTCTGGTTAGGAATATTCTTAATCCATTTGATTGGGCTTGGGTTCCTTCTGGGGGTTCTTGGTCTAAACAGGTTTGAGAGAGAGAATAGACTTAACATTGACAAGTTTACCTCCCGGTTTTCTGAGAACCAATCCGGGTTGACTGAGACTTACTGGCCCCTTTATGCTGCTGCTGGTGGGGTTGGGACTGTTCTTGGATGGggttggttgttgttgttgggcTCCCAGGCAACTCAAATGATGAAGGTGTCTGTTCACATACTTACCACTTACCTTGCTGTGGTCAGTGTTTTGTGTTTCTGGGCTGGCCAGATTTTCTGGGGGGTTGCTTTTGCCATTGGAGCTCTTCTGCAGTTCCTTTATGTCATATCAGTCATAGACAG ACTCCCATTTACGATGTTGATTCTGCAAAAGGCTGTGAAGATGATTTGGAATCTTCCTGAGGTTATGAGAGTGGCGTATGCTTTTATGTTTGTTGTGCTTTTATGGATGGCCTTATGGTCATTTGGAGCAGCAGGTGTTGTGGCTTCAAGCATGGGTGATGGTGGACGCTGGTGGCTTCTTGTG GTTCTCTCTGTGAGCTTGTTTTGGACAGGTGCAGTACTATGTAATACTGTGCATGTTATAGTGTCTGGGATGgtgtttcttgttctttttcatGGTGGTAGAGATGCAGCTTCAATTCCAGCTAACTCCTTAGTGAAATCTCTACAGTATGCTTTAACAACATCGTTTGGCAGCATTTGCTATGGTTCATTATTTACTGCAGCAATTAGGACACTACGATGGAAG ATACGGGGATTTCGGTCTAAGATTGGCAATAATGAGTGTTTACTTTGTCTTGTCGATTTCCTTTTCCATCTCGTGGAGACTCTTGTTCGTTTCTTTAACAAGTATGCCTATGTTCAG ATTGCTGTTTATGGTAAAAGCTTTAACCGGTCGGCTAGAGATGCATGGGAGTTACTCCAGTCGACTGGGGTTGAAGCACTTGTGGCCTATGATTGTTCTGGTGCTGTGCTTCTAATGGGTACAATTTTTGGTGGACTGATAACAGGAACTTGCTCTGGTATTTGGGCATGGGTTAAATGGAGTGACAGAATTATTATGATCGGATCCACGTCCATGCTGATGGGGATGGTATTG GTTGGATTGGCAATGGTCTTGGTGGAAAGTGCCGTTACATCCATATATATATGCTATGCAGAGGACCCCTCATTGATTCAAAGATGGGATGCTGAATTTTTCAACCAAATGTCTGAGACACTTCATCAGCGACTTCAATATAGAAGTGCTCGAGCAAGGGAAGTTTTAACACACAATCGATTCGATGACCTTGTACCCGAAAATGCACGTATCTGA